Proteins encoded in a region of the Sulfurimonas marina genome:
- a CDS encoding RluA family pseudouridine synthase, which produces MATEKAYKLVAQQEGISNSQAKSMIDRGLVYVGNKKVMIARGEIDVKTIFRIEKVEKPKIIFENDDIVVVDKPAYVNSDELERQFKGARLLHRLDRETSGVLMLVKNEEFREKAIKEFAQDKVYKEYIAWLEGTLAEPVTVDKPIVTQKKNNKAYSNVSGKGKPAITEFYPEAVSAKKTKAKVIIHHGRTHQIRVHARYIEHPIIGDEQYGGRRAKRVMLHAHKVKLLGMEFVSPEPKAFIHFE; this is translated from the coding sequence ATGGCAACTGAAAAAGCATATAAACTCGTAGCACAGCAAGAGGGGATCTCAAATTCTCAAGCCAAGTCAATGATTGATCGCGGACTTGTTTATGTTGGAAATAAAAAAGTTATGATTGCTCGTGGTGAGATTGATGTTAAAACAATTTTTCGTATAGAGAAAGTTGAAAAGCCGAAAATAATCTTTGAAAATGATGATATTGTGGTTGTTGATAAACCGGCTTATGTAAACTCTGATGAGTTAGAGCGTCAGTTTAAAGGAGCAAGACTGCTTCATAGACTTGACCGTGAAACAAGTGGTGTATTGATGCTTGTAAAAAATGAAGAGTTTCGTGAAAAAGCGATTAAAGAATTTGCACAAGACAAAGTATATAAAGAGTATATTGCTTGGTTAGAAGGAACTTTAGCTGAACCTGTAACAGTAGATAAACCGATTGTTACGCAAAAGAAAAACAATAAAGCATACTCAAACGTTTCAGGAAAAGGAAAACCTGCAATTACAGAGTTTTATCCTGAAGCGGTAAGTGCAAAAAAAACAAAAGCAAAAGTTATTATCCATCATGGACGTACACACCAGATCCGTGTCCATGCCAGATATATTGAACATCCAATTATCGGTGATGAGCAATACGGCGGTCGTCGTGCAAAAAGAGTAATGCTGCACGCTCATAAAGTGAAACTTCTTGGTATGGAGTTTGTATCTCCTGAACCTAAGGCTTTTATTCACTTTGAATAG
- the waaA gene encoding lipid IV(A) 3-deoxy-D-manno-octulosonic acid transferase, which translates to MPFTLIYYILGVVLYIIALPLLFVLTFKYKYKESIPARFFLFKNPRFNSNDKIWFHVCSLGEARALKPILKELDEEVCITTITHTGQEEAKKYRAEVRYLPYEIFLPFWIKKQKVLVVLEAEFWYLLFVIAFNKGAKIILLNGRISDKSVKSYLQFAWFYKKMLSRVEIIYAQSEVDKNRFLALGANNIEVIGNIKLAGEITSTKEYTKPKCEVIVGGSTHPTEEESILEAFVEYRKTNEAKLIIVPRHPERFDSVYKLMEEQAQKHGFSLERFSETQNFSSDMILVDKMGELNNIYAVSDIAILGGAFRTDVGGHNPLEPAHFGCKIITGKHFFHQKELFKYVHHVQYVESDEILKALQNASELPPSMVEEKIDLQKVIDKIKEIKNDGN; encoded by the coding sequence TTGCCGTTTACTCTTATTTACTACATCTTAGGTGTAGTGCTATATATTATAGCGCTACCACTTCTTTTTGTTTTAACATTTAAATACAAATACAAAGAATCTATTCCAGCCCGTTTTTTTCTTTTTAAAAATCCCCGTTTTAACTCAAATGATAAAATTTGGTTTCATGTATGTTCCCTTGGTGAGGCAAGAGCATTAAAACCTATTTTAAAAGAGTTGGATGAAGAGGTGTGTATCACTACGATTACACACACGGGTCAAGAGGAAGCTAAAAAATATAGGGCAGAGGTAAGATATTTACCTTATGAGATATTTTTACCGTTTTGGATAAAAAAACAAAAAGTTTTAGTGGTTTTAGAAGCTGAGTTTTGGTACCTGTTATTTGTAATTGCATTTAATAAGGGTGCAAAAATAATTCTTTTAAACGGAAGAATTTCAGATAAAAGTGTAAAAAGTTATCTACAGTTTGCTTGGTTTTATAAAAAGATGCTTTCACGCGTAGAGATTATCTATGCACAAAGCGAGGTAGATAAAAACAGATTTTTGGCTTTAGGTGCTAACAACATAGAAGTAATAGGCAATATAAAACTTGCAGGTGAGATAACGAGTACTAAAGAGTATACTAAACCGAAATGTGAAGTTATAGTAGGAGGAAGTACTCATCCTACAGAAGAGGAAAGCATACTAGAAGCATTTGTTGAGTATCGTAAAACAAATGAGGCAAAGCTTATTATTGTTCCTCGTCATCCTGAACGCTTTGATAGTGTATACAAACTGATGGAAGAGCAAGCACAAAAGCATGGTTTTTCTTTAGAGAGATTTTCTGAGACACAAAATTTTAGTAGTGATATGATCCTAGTCGATAAGATGGGGGAGTTAAATAACATCTATGCTGTAAGTGATATTGCCATTTTAGGTGGTGCATTTAGAACAGATGTAGGTGGACATAATCCTCTTGAACCGGCACATTTTGGGTGTAAAATCATTACCGGAAAACATTTTTTTCATCAAAAAGAGCTTTTTAAATATGTACATCATGTACAGTATGTAGAGAGTGATGAAATTTTAAAAGCACTTCAAAATGCAAGTGAGCTTCCCCCTTCAATGGTTGAAGAGAAGATAGATTTGCAAAAAGTTATAGACAAAATAAAGGAAATAAAAAACGATGGCAACTGA
- a CDS encoding zinc ribbon domain-containing protein: MNKHLKQLIDLSIVDKEIDAFEPQIEEANYMYDAALAKTSSIESDIENLTNEIKEEEVKKSKNELHLAELSAKLEENAKKAAEVKTEREMKSLQLEEEIAKEQITFANEEIERLEKIIELKKEQIESSKVTLEELNASLESVKAEVDEKLAKINADRQEVFKKKEKLLSEINQKGLAFYQKIRRWAKNTTVVPVEEQACMGCHMVIGDKVYSDVIRGEDITTCPHCGRILYVKASEE; this comes from the coding sequence ATGAATAAGCACCTTAAACAACTTATCGATCTTTCAATAGTGGACAAAGAGATCGATGCGTTTGAGCCTCAGATAGAAGAAGCTAACTATATGTACGATGCTGCACTTGCAAAAACTAGCAGTATCGAATCTGATATTGAAAACCTAACAAATGAAATTAAAGAGGAAGAAGTAAAAAAATCAAAAAATGAACTTCACCTCGCTGAACTTTCAGCAAAACTTGAAGAGAATGCTAAAAAAGCTGCTGAAGTAAAAACTGAACGTGAAATGAAATCACTCCAACTAGAAGAGGAGATTGCAAAAGAGCAAATCACTTTCGCAAATGAAGAAATTGAGCGTTTAGAAAAAATTATTGAACTTAAAAAAGAGCAGATCGAATCGTCTAAAGTAACTTTAGAAGAGTTAAATGCTTCTTTAGAGAGTGTAAAAGCTGAAGTTGATGAAAAGCTTGCAAAAATCAATGCTGATCGTCAAGAAGTTTTCAAGAAAAAAGAAAAACTACTTTCAGAGATAAACCAAAAAGGTTTAGCTTTCTATCAAAAAATTCGTCGTTGGGCAAAAAATACAACTGTAGTTCCTGTTGAAGAGCAAGCTTGTATGGGTTGTCATATGGTGATTGGAGATAAAGTATACTCTGACGTAATTCGTGGAGAAGATATCACTACATGTCCACACTGTGGTCGTATCCTTTACGTGAAAGCTAGCGAAGAGTAG
- a CDS encoding Nif3-like dinuclear metal center hexameric protein, protein MKVLEIYDFLNELSPFELQESWDNSGLLVGDFNHDIKTVALSIDVDEALIDSLEENTLLITHHPIIFGGLKQLEFSKYPANLIQKMIQKNISNIAMHTNFDQTHLNEYVATEILGYEIKEKDGFVAYLEVNEDFDTFAKKISSALGLKFAKCVKCSDEVKTAALTTGSGCSLMRSLRADCFLTGDVKYHDAMEAKSINLSLIDIGHYESEHFFAEILAKHLKNLGLKVIIASSENPFTYI, encoded by the coding sequence ATGAAAGTTTTAGAAATTTACGACTTTTTAAATGAACTCTCACCATTTGAACTTCAAGAATCTTGGGATAACTCAGGGCTTTTAGTAGGGGATTTCAATCACGACATAAAAACAGTAGCACTTAGCATAGACGTTGATGAAGCACTGATCGATTCACTCGAAGAAAACACTCTGCTTATTACCCATCATCCGATCATATTTGGAGGATTAAAACAGCTCGAATTTAGTAAATACCCTGCAAACCTAATCCAAAAGATGATCCAAAAGAACATCTCAAATATAGCGATGCATACAAACTTCGACCAGACTCATCTTAACGAATATGTGGCGACTGAAATTTTAGGATATGAGATCAAAGAAAAAGATGGCTTTGTAGCATATTTAGAAGTGAATGAAGATTTTGATACATTCGCGAAAAAAATATCTTCTGCGTTAGGATTGAAGTTTGCAAAATGTGTAAAATGTTCAGATGAGGTAAAAACGGCAGCTCTCACAACCGGTTCGGGATGTTCACTGATGAGAAGTTTACGTGCAGATTGTTTTTTAACAGGTGATGTCAAATATCATGATGCAATGGAAGCAAAAAGTATAAATTTATCTCTGATCGACATTGGACATTATGAAAGTGAACACTTTTTTGCAGAAATTTTAGCGAAACATTTGAAAAATTTAGGTTTAAAAGTTATAATTGCGTCATCAGAAAATCCATTTACATATATTTAA
- a CDS encoding tetratricopeptide repeat protein, protein MTFFQLLMLGASAFFAFKIYEHIQTLKDIDEDSDQRETDRIESLLSQGDREMQNGDFQKALAIYSEANYKLPNNAEILFKIGYALMQQERVDEAIEYYQDTLKLDDNSPAIHQALASAYRTQGNFEKAKYHLDSSLLINDKNPITYYNYGNLLVDMEEFEDAKEMYQQALELDSDFKEAREELEKIS, encoded by the coding sequence TTGACTTTTTTTCAACTATTGATGCTCGGAGCTTCGGCATTTTTTGCATTTAAAATTTACGAACATATTCAAACACTTAAAGATATCGATGAAGATAGCGATCAAAGAGAAACAGACAGGATAGAATCTCTCCTTTCTCAAGGCGACCGTGAGATGCAAAACGGTGATTTTCAAAAAGCGCTTGCTATCTACAGCGAGGCTAATTACAAATTGCCGAACAATGCAGAGATACTATTTAAAATAGGGTACGCTTTAATGCAGCAAGAGAGAGTTGACGAGGCAATAGAGTATTATCAAGATACACTAAAATTAGATGATAACTCTCCTGCTATCCATCAGGCACTCGCTTCTGCATACAGAACACAAGGTAACTTTGAAAAAGCAAAATATCATCTTGATTCATCATTACTTATTAACGACAAAAATCCTATCACTTACTACAACTACGGAAACCTCCTTGTAGATATGGAAGAGTTTGAAGATGCAAAAGAGATGTATCAACAAGCGTTAGAGTTAGACAGTGATTTTAAAGAGGCAAGAGAGGAGCTGGAAAAGATATCATGA
- a CDS encoding M23 family metallopeptidase encodes MRILLLLTFVFINLFAIQVRSIDNEVENGKTALITFSKQDGIKYENITFGKKKFPIVNSPVDKECCFALLPVSYYEKAESKEFYVNYLQGKEEESTLLFLDVRTGIYKHEEIHVDSSKVNPKSKQVQARISKEYNKAMQIYNTVTPKLYITKPFDMPLESKITSDFGKARVYNGSLKGYHSGTDFRAKVGTPIKASNDGKVALVAKRFYSGGTVLIDHGYGIYTCYFHMSKFDVKEGQLVQKGQVIGLSGESGRVTGPHLHFSARINGVQVDPLQMISLLNTQILKDNN; translated from the coding sequence ATGCGTATATTACTGCTTTTAACATTTGTTTTTATTAATCTGTTTGCTATCCAGGTACGTAGTATTGATAACGAGGTTGAAAACGGTAAGACGGCACTTATAACTTTTTCAAAGCAAGATGGAATCAAATATGAAAACATTACGTTTGGAAAGAAAAAGTTTCCTATTGTCAATTCACCTGTAGACAAAGAGTGTTGTTTTGCTCTTTTGCCTGTGAGTTACTATGAAAAGGCAGAGTCGAAAGAGTTTTATGTAAACTATCTTCAAGGGAAAGAGGAAGAATCAACCCTTCTTTTTCTAGATGTGAGAACGGGTATATATAAACATGAAGAGATTCATGTAGACAGCTCAAAAGTAAATCCAAAATCAAAACAGGTACAAGCAAGAATCTCCAAAGAGTACAATAAGGCAATGCAGATCTATAACACCGTGACACCGAAGCTTTATATTACGAAGCCTTTTGATATGCCTCTAGAGAGTAAAATAACATCGGATTTTGGAAAAGCGAGAGTTTATAACGGTTCACTCAAAGGGTATCACAGCGGAACAGATTTTCGTGCAAAAGTTGGCACACCTATTAAAGCAAGTAATGACGGTAAAGTTGCACTAGTAGCAAAAAGATTTTATTCAGGCGGTACTGTACTTATCGATCATGGTTATGGGATATACACTTGTTACTTTCATATGAGTAAGTTTGATGTGAAAGAGGGACAACTGGTACAAAAAGGGCAGGTGATAGGTTTAAGTGGGGAAAGTGGCAGAGTTACTGGGCCTCATCTTCACTTTTCAGCACGCATTAACGGTGTACAAGTAGATCCTCTGCAAATGATTTCACTACTCAATACACAAATTTTAAAGGATAACAATTGA
- the smpB gene encoding SsrA-binding protein SmpB codes for MGETIAKNKKAYHDYFIEEKFEAGLVLSGSEVKGIRAGRVNLKDSFIRFVKNEAFLFNAHIGRLDTTHHFYGHEERGTRKLLLHKKELAKLQKAIEREGYTIVPLQLYFNAKNIVKIQIALAKGKQLHDKRHDLKAKDQKRDIARAMKDY; via the coding sequence ATGGGCGAGACGATCGCAAAAAACAAAAAAGCGTATCATGACTATTTTATCGAGGAAAAGTTTGAAGCGGGACTTGTTCTATCGGGCAGTGAAGTAAAAGGTATTCGTGCCGGGCGAGTGAATTTAAAAGACAGCTTTATACGTTTTGTAAAAAATGAAGCGTTTTTATTTAATGCCCATATAGGAAGACTTGATACTACGCACCATTTTTACGGACATGAGGAGCGTGGAACTCGTAAGCTTCTGTTACATAAAAAAGAGTTGGCGAAACTCCAAAAAGCGATTGAGCGTGAAGGTTATACTATAGTGCCTTTGCAGCTTTACTTTAATGCTAAAAATATTGTTAAAATACAGATAGCACTTGCAAAAGGGAAACAGCTTCACGATAAGCGTCACGATCTTAAAGCCAAAGATCAAAAAAGAGATATCGCTCGTGCTATGAAGGATTATTAA